The DNA segment TTCTATTTATATCCGTCTGAAAATGCACGAGTCTCCAATGTTTACCAAATTGAAAACAGAAGGAAAGGTCTCTAAAAATCCTTTAAAGGAAAGCTTCAACAACAAAGCGAATTTTAAAATGGTGTTGCTCGCACTTTTTGGTGCAACGATGGGACAGGGGGTGATCTGGTATACCGGTCAGTTTTATGCGCAATCTTTTATAGAAAACACCTGTAAAGTTGATTTTAATGATTCCAGGTACATTCTGCTCTGGGGGATTGCTTTTGCTACCCCATTTTTTGTCGTCTTTGGTTCCTGGAGCGATAAAGTGGGGCGAAAATGGATCATGCTTACCGGAATGTTGCTGGGGATTGTTTTCTACCGGCCGATCTATCAGATCTTTCTTGACGATACAGACTTTACGAAGGTTACGCAGCAGGATATTCAGTCTGTTTCTGACCCTGTGGTTACCCGGACCCTGCTGGAGGGGACTGCCGATAGTTTAATCTCTACCAGTGCGAGGGTGACGCTGTTATCGGGTGCTTCTTATCAAAAGATCCAATCCCATATTGAATTTAAAGAAAAGGGAAAACCTGCCGCTGTTCAGCCGGATCAACTTAAAGATAAGCAATTATCCACGACGGTATTCTGGAAATTTGTAGCCCTGGTTTTCTTCCAGATTTTATTGGTGACGATGGTCTATGGACCCATCGCTGCATTTTTGGTCGAGCTATTCCCTACAAAAATCCGCTATACTTCCATGTCCTTGCCTTATCATGTCGGAAATGGGGTTTTTGGAGGGCTCGTTCCTTTCATTGCCACATTGATCGCCAGTTATTCCGGATCGACACCTTTATCCGGATTATGGTATCCTATTGGAATTGCCAGCCTGAGCTTTATCATTGGGGCAATTTACCTTTCTAATAAAAAACCAGTCGAAACAGAAGCCTAAATAAAGAAAAAACTATGAACGGATTGAAAAAAGGATTAGGACTACTTTGGATGATACTCGGACCGGCATCGATTATCTTTATGTTTTTACAGGCTTACGAGAAAGTGGGTCTGGCTGCCGAAGGGGTGCAAAAGACAAATACCGCCCTGCAATGGGGGATCATTTTATTTATTTTTATCCCAATCAGCGCAGGCCTGGTAATTTTCGGCTATTATGCGCTGAAAGGGGAATATGATCAGTTGCCTTCCGGTTCTGAAGAACCTGAGGGCTAAAGGACTCTTAACAATAAACCTTTAAGGTATTCTCCCTCAGGGAAAGAAACCCTTACCGGATGGTCTTCAGGCTGATGGAATTGTTTGATGATCTGCACTTCTTTGCCGGCATCCAAAGCTGCCCAGGCAATAATTTGCTTGAACGTTTCCATATCTACGGCACCGGAGCAGGAATAAGTAGCCAATATGCCACCTTTTTCCAGTAAAAGCATGCCAAGCCTGTTCAGGTCTTTATAAGCTCTTGCAGCCCTGTCTAAAGCTGAACGGGATGGTGCATATTTAGGGGGGTCTAAGACCACGATATCAAATTTCTTTCCTTCTTCTTTAAACACACGCAATTGTTTGTTTACGTCAGACTGGATGCTGAGTTGCTGAGCAGCGTCAAAACCGTTCAGTTCCAGGTTATGTGCTAAAGTTTCTATGGCAAGCGCAGAGCTGTCTACACTGGTTACGTGTGCTGCACCATGTTTCAGGCTATTTAAAGTAAATCCGCCACTGTAGCAGAAACAATCCAGTACGGTTTTATCTTTAGAATAAGCGGCAAGAATCTCGCGGTTATCCCGTTGATCACAGTAAAACCCGGATTTCTGTCCGTCAGCGATGTTGATGTGGTAAGCAATTCCATTTTCCCTTACTTCGATAAATTCCGGAGGTGTCTCTCCCCAAAGTAAGCCTTGTGTTGCTTCCAGGTTCTCATGCTTGCGTGCACCTGCGTCACTTTTATCGAAGATTCCTCTAGGATTTAATTCTTCTTTTAAAAGCGCGATGATTTCTTCTTTTACATTTTCCATTCCGGCACTTAATATTTGCAGGGAAAGAAAGTCGGCATATTGATCTACAATCAGACCGGGAAGAAAATCTGCCTCACTAAAAACCAGTCGGCAGGTATTGGTGTCGGCATTGAGGAGGTGCTTTCTCGAAGCAATGGCATTGCGGAGTTTTTCCTGATACCATTCCTTATCGATAGTTTTGCTCTCCTCCCATTCCATTAACCTCAATGCAACCCTTGATTGATCGTTGTAATACGCGTAGGCAAGAAATTCAGCACTTGCTGAACAAACCTTAACGATTTCACCATTTAATGGCTTACCCTTAATTTTATCAATTGCTCCCGAAAAGATCCAGGGATGGTGTAGCATTGCAGCCTTTTCTTTTCCTTTTTTAAGTATTACATCAATCATGCTGCAAAGTTAGAAAAAACAATGTTCTTTTTACTTTTCCTTGCTGACTGCCATCTTTAAGGCCAGCATCAGCAGCACACTGGCCATAAACCATTTCTGGATTTTTACCCAGGTCGGATTTTTGGCGAAAAATAAGGAAACCTGAGCCGCGGTCAGTACAATCAGAAAATTGACCGTAAAGCTGATGCTTACCTGTGTAATCCCCAATTGCAAGCTTTGAAGAAATATAGACCCGTATTCCGGTTTGATAAAATAGGGAAAGAAAGATAAATAGAATACCGCTACCTTAGGATTCAGTACAGTGGTGAGTACGCCAATCTTGAACAATTTCGCAGGTTTATCATTGCTGAGGTCTGTTCTGGTTTCAAACAGGCCCTTGCCATTGGGTTTAATTGCCTGGTAAGCGAGATATAATAGGTAGAATACACCCAGGGTTTTAATCGTCGAGTAGACAAAAGGAACAGCGAAAAGAACAGCAGTAAGCCCAAAAGAAACGAGAATGATGTGAAAAAGAAAGCCACACATAATCCCTGCCAGAGAGATTAATCCTGATTTCCGGCCTTGTGTGATGGAACGGGAGATCAAATAAATCATGTTTGGACCTGGACTGATCACCAGCACCAGCGCCGCCAGGGCAAAGTAAGAGATTTCTTTAAGAGGGATCATTTCATCGCTGTTTTAATGGTTGTGGAATGAGTAACCTGTACGTTGTACAGGAGAAAGCGGCAATCATCAAAAATAGAGAAAATCAGGAGATTCCCAATTTCCGAGGAGGACTTAAATCAGAATTTTTCAGAGATATTTTTACCCTTGGGGAGGTTCGGTTTTCAGAATAGAACGGATTACCGGACTAAATAGAGAGCGGTTTGGAATGAGCAATGATGAAGGCAAAATAGCCCCCGGATCAAACCCGGATAAAGTACGGTATTTGTCCCTGTTCTATCCGTGTTCTATCCCTGTTCTATCCGGGGTTGATCCGAAGCAGTTTCTGCTTTTTTCCGGTACTGGCCATATCCCATTTCCGATCCCGGGTCAGGTATACATTTGGCCTGGCCGGATTTCTGAAGACTATGTTTTTCCTACTCATTTCTTCGCTTAAAAAAAGCCCGGATCATTTCGGAAATATAAGAACTACCGATCCAATGATTGGATTTTAATTTAAGGACCGACCTTGGATAAAACATGGAATTTTGCCGATAAATTGTATTTTTAGCGCATGGAAGAAATTAATTGGAATGATTTTGAGAAGGTCGAGCTTCGTGCGGGGACCATCCTGGAGGTCTTCGATTTTCCGGAAGCAAGAAAACCAGCTTATAAAGTAAAAGTAGATTTCGGCGATCTTGGTGTAAGAATGAGCAGTGCTCAGATCACAAAACACTATTCAAAAGAAGAACTGGTAGGAAAACAGATCGTTGGTGTGGTCAACTTTCCTAAAAAACAAATTGGAAAATTCATGTCTGAATTCCTGGTGACAGGTTTTGCGGATGAAAATGGAGATATTGTATTAACGGCTTTAAATGGTACTGTGCCAAACGGCAGTAAATTGTGTTAAATGAGTTATTATAATTTTTCAGAAGAAAATAGTCCGGTAGCTGAGGACGAGCATTACATGCGGCTGGCTTTACAGGAAGCACAAAAAGCCTACGATTCAGAAGAGATTCCGATTGGGGCGATTGTGGTGTGTAAAGGAAGGATTGTTGGCCGTGGACATAACCTGACAGAGCAGTTGAACGATGTGACGGCCCATGCCGAGATGCAGGCCTTTACGGCAGCTTCTCAAACATTAGGCGGTAAATACTTAAAAGAATGTACTTTGTACGTGACTATTGAGCCCTGTGTGATGTGCGCAGGAGCCAGTTACTGGACACAAATCGGTCGGTTGGTATATGGTGCTACCGAGCCGAAAAGAGGTTTTACCTCAAAGAACAGTCAGCTGCTTCATCCAAAAACCGAACTGATCGGAGGGGTGCTGGCAACAGAGTGCGGAGCCCTGATGACGCGTTTTTTTGCGAATAAAAGAGGCTAAACTTGACAAAGTATTGAACAAAAATTAACGTTTGAATGTTATCTTTGTGTTAGAAATAAGTTTTAACCTTAAAATAAAATAATATGGCTTTTGAATTACCTGCGTTACCTTACGCAACAGATGCACTAGAACCGCATATTGATAAACTTACCATGGAAATTCACCACGGTAAACATCACCAGGCATACGTTACCAACTTAAATAAAGCTTTAGAAGGCAAAGCAGAAGCTAGCCAAAGCATTGAAGAAATTGTTAAAAACATCTCTAAGTTTCCTGCAGCGGTAAGAAACAATGGTGGTGGTCACTATAATCACTCTTTATTCTGGGAAGTTCTTGCTCCAAACAAAGGTGGTGAGCCTAAAGGAGAATTGGCAGAAGCAATCAATGCTGCTTTTGGATCTTTTGCAGACTTCAAAACTAAATTTGCTGAAGCTGGTGCAACCCGTTTCGGTTCAGGATGGGCTTGGTTAATCGTTACTGCTGATAATAAATTAGCGGTTACTTCTACGCCAAACCAAGACAATCCATTAATGGATATCGCTGAAGTAAAAGGTACTCCGGTATTGGGTATGGACGTATGGGAACATGCTTACTACTTAAAATATCAAAACAGACGCCCTGATTATATTTCAGCTTTCTGGAATGTAGTAAACTGGGATGCTGTTGCTGAACGCTTCAAAAAAGCATAACTAAGCAATCTTAAACAAAGAAAGCCTGTGAGTTCATCACAGGCTTTCTTTGTTTATGGTTTTTTCAGCGATTTAAAGGCCTACCACATCTTTTCTCTTCTTCTGCTTCATCGTCTTTGGAATAATGGCCAAGATCTCTTCTTTTAATGCATTGAGCATTCTTTTCTTAATGAAGTTCTTATGGGTAATCAGACTGATTTCCCGAACAGGTTCAGGAGATCTGAAATAACGGACTTTGCTCAGCTGCTTGTTGGTTAGTTCCGCCAAAGCCAGTTCTGGTAAAAGCGTAGCTCCATTATTTACATCTACCATCCGGATCAGCGTTTCTACGCTGCCGGTGTTATAAGTCAGGCCCTGAAGGCGGTTGTCTTTGGTGGAACGGCAGATGTTTAATACCTGCGAGCGCATACAGTGTCCTTCATTTAACAACCAGATATTTTCATCTTCCAGGTCATTGGCATCTATGGTTTTCTTTTTAAAAAGCTTACTGTTTTTACTGATATAGGTCACAAAGTTCTCGTAATACAATGGAAGCTCGGCGATGTTATTGTCGGCAAGGGGTGTGGCCAATATGCCGCAATCTAAAACACCTGTTTTCAAGTGATGGATAATGTCTTCGGTGGTGTATTCCCAGATCAGTAACTTGAGGTCAGGAAATTTTTCCATCATTCCGGAGATCACTTTTGGGAGGAGGTAAGGAGCTACGGTAGGGATAATGCCTACTTTTAATTCCCCTACTACATCCTGTTGTTGACTGCTGATGATCTCTTTGATCTTTTGACTTTCCTGGAGTACCATTCTTGCCTGTTCAATAACCTGGGCGCCAATCTCAGTAGGAATAACAGGTTGCTTGCTGCGGTCAAAGATTTTTACGTTCAGCATTTCTTCCAGTTTTTGCA comes from the Pedobacter sp. FW305-3-2-15-E-R2A2 genome and includes:
- a CDS encoding hydrogen peroxide-inducible genes activator encodes the protein MTLVQLEYIVAVDTYRSFVGAAEKCFVTQPTLSMQVQKLEEMLNVKIFDRSKQPVIPTEIGAQVIEQARMVLQESQKIKEIISSQQQDVVGELKVGIIPTVAPYLLPKVISGMMEKFPDLKLLIWEYTTEDIIHHLKTGVLDCGILATPLADNNIAELPLYYENFVTYISKNSKLFKKKTIDANDLEDENIWLLNEGHCMRSQVLNICRSTKDNRLQGLTYNTGSVETLIRMVDVNNGATLLPELALAELTNKQLSKVRYFRSPEPVREISLITHKNFIKKRMLNALKEEILAIIPKTMKQKKRKDVVGL
- a CDS encoding nucleoside deaminase; the encoded protein is MSYYNFSEENSPVAEDEHYMRLALQEAQKAYDSEEIPIGAIVVCKGRIVGRGHNLTEQLNDVTAHAEMQAFTAASQTLGGKYLKECTLYVTIEPCVMCAGASYWTQIGRLVYGATEPKRGFTSKNSQLLHPKTELIGGVLATECGALMTRFFANKRG
- a CDS encoding superoxide dismutase, giving the protein MAFELPALPYATDALEPHIDKLTMEIHHGKHHQAYVTNLNKALEGKAEASQSIEEIVKNISKFPAAVRNNGGGHYNHSLFWEVLAPNKGGEPKGELAEAINAAFGSFADFKTKFAEAGATRFGSGWAWLIVTADNKLAVTSTPNQDNPLMDIAEVKGTPVLGMDVWEHAYYLKYQNRRPDYISAFWNVVNWDAVAERFKKA
- a CDS encoding tRNA-binding protein; protein product: MEEINWNDFEKVELRAGTILEVFDFPEARKPAYKVKVDFGDLGVRMSSAQITKHYSKEELVGKQIVGVVNFPKKQIGKFMSEFLVTGFADENGDIVLTALNGTVPNGSKLC
- a CDS encoding class I SAM-dependent rRNA methyltransferase; protein product: MIDVILKKGKEKAAMLHHPWIFSGAIDKIKGKPLNGEIVKVCSASAEFLAYAYYNDQSRVALRLMEWEESKTIDKEWYQEKLRNAIASRKHLLNADTNTCRLVFSEADFLPGLIVDQYADFLSLQILSAGMENVKEEIIALLKEELNPRGIFDKSDAGARKHENLEATQGLLWGETPPEFIEVRENGIAYHINIADGQKSGFYCDQRDNREILAAYSKDKTVLDCFCYSGGFTLNSLKHGAAHVTSVDSSALAIETLAHNLELNGFDAAQQLSIQSDVNKQLRVFKEEGKKFDIVVLDPPKYAPSRSALDRAARAYKDLNRLGMLLLEKGGILATYSCSGAVDMETFKQIIAWAALDAGKEVQIIKQFHQPEDHPVRVSFPEGEYLKGLLLRVL
- a CDS encoding LysE family translocator translates to MIPLKEISYFALAALVLVISPGPNMIYLISRSITQGRKSGLISLAGIMCGFLFHIILVSFGLTAVLFAVPFVYSTIKTLGVFYLLYLAYQAIKPNGKGLFETRTDLSNDKPAKLFKIGVLTTVLNPKVAVFYLSFFPYFIKPEYGSIFLQSLQLGITQVSISFTVNFLIVLTAAQVSLFFAKNPTWVKIQKWFMASVLLMLALKMAVSKEK
- a CDS encoding DUF6814 family protein, with the protein product MNGLKKGLGLLWMILGPASIIFMFLQAYEKVGLAAEGVQKTNTALQWGIILFIFIPISAGLVIFGYYALKGEYDQLPSGSEEPEG
- a CDS encoding MFS transporter, whose product is MSQELQKNSIFKVIGASSLGTLIEWYDFYIFGSLATIIGAQLFPADAGASALINTLAIFAAGFIVRPFGALVFGRLGDLIGRKYTFLLTLVLMGGSTFLIGLIPSYSSIGYAAPILVLILRLVQGLALGGEYGGAATYVAEHAPANKRGFFTSWIQTTATGGLFLSLGIIVLTKNLIGASGFADWGWRIPFLLSILLVGVSIYIRLKMHESPMFTKLKTEGKVSKNPLKESFNNKANFKMVLLALFGATMGQGVIWYTGQFYAQSFIENTCKVDFNDSRYILLWGIAFATPFFVVFGSWSDKVGRKWIMLTGMLLGIVFYRPIYQIFLDDTDFTKVTQQDIQSVSDPVVTRTLLEGTADSLISTSARVTLLSGASYQKIQSHIEFKEKGKPAAVQPDQLKDKQLSTTVFWKFVALVFFQILLVTMVYGPIAAFLVELFPTKIRYTSMSLPYHVGNGVFGGLVPFIATLIASYSGSTPLSGLWYPIGIASLSFIIGAIYLSNKKPVETEA